One segment of Meriones unguiculatus strain TT.TT164.6M chromosome 3, Bangor_MerUng_6.1, whole genome shotgun sequence DNA contains the following:
- the Ndufs5 gene encoding NADH dehydrogenase [ubiquinone] iron-sulfur protein 5 yields MPFLDLQKKLGISLDRHLMYQSVEQPFKNPARCHAFEKEWIECAHAIGSTRAKTECKIEYEDFKECYLRHKTLRRMNAIKQQREKLMKEGKYTLPPYHSGKEEPRP; encoded by the exons ATGCCCTTCCTTGATTTGCAGAAAAAGCTGGGCATCAGCTTAGACCGTCACCTCATGTACCAAAGTGTTGAGCAGCCCTTCAAGAATCCCGCTCGATGCCACGCTTTCGAGAAAGAATGGATAGAGTGTGCCCATGCCATTGGTTCTACCCGGGCCAAAACAGAGTGCAAGATAGAATATGAAGATTTCAAAGAATGTTATCTTCGGCACAAAACG CTAAGGCGAATGAATGCCATCAAGCAACAGCGGGAAAAGCTAATGAAAGAGGGGAAATATACCCTTCCACCTTACCATTCGGGCAAGGAAGAACCCAGGCCCTGA